AATACGTTGAATACGAGGATTCCTACAAATCACTCAAGGAAGCGCTTACTCATGGCGCCGTCGGGCAGAGTCTAAAACTGAGCGTCACATGGGTAGAAGCCGAAGGACTTGAGAGTCGCGACCCTGAGGATCGTTCCTACGAGGCGCAGCTCGAAGGCTACGATGGCATTTTGGTTCCGGGCGGCTTCGGCAAGCGCGGGATTGCGGGCATGTTGAACGCGATTCGCTACGCGCGTGAGAAGCGTATCCCCTACTTCGGCATCTGCCTGGGAATGCAGACGGCTTGCATCGAGTTCGCACGCAATGTCTGCGGTCTCCACGATGCAGACTCGAGCGAATTCGACCCAAGCACGCCCCACAGAATCATCTACAAACTGCGCGAACTTAAAGGTATCGATGAACTCGGTGGCACTATGCGTCTAGGTGCCTGGGAGTGCAAGCTGGAGCCGGATTCCATTGCCGCACGCGCATACGGAAAAACTGAAATCAGCGAGCGTCATCGCCACCGCTATGAATTCAATCGCGAATATGAGGCGCTGTTGACCGGCGGTGGACTCAGCATAACCGGATCGACTCCCGATGGAACATATGTAGAGATCGTCGAAATTCCGGGCCATCCTTACTTCCTGGGCTGCCAATTCCATCCGGAATTCAAATCAAAACCGCTCGAGCCACATCCTCTCTTTCGTGAATTCATCAAGGCTTCGTATGAGAACCGCCTCAAGCAGCGGACTGAGCGAAGTGAAGTGGAAGAAGAGCTGTTCCTGCGTCCTGAGAAGCTGGGTCTACGATAGAGTGGAAACGGCGAACACGAAGGTCACAAAGGAACTTCCAAGGTCACGGAGATTTATTTTCTGAGATTCTTCTCCGGGTTCTTTGTGACCTCAATCTGTGGCCTTCGTGACCTTCGTGTTCGCCTTTCCAGTCTGTTAATCTCCGCTAAGTGGAATTCGAAATCGGAAATGTGCACGTAGGCTCCGGCGAACTTTTCCTAATCGCCGGACCGTGCGTTATCGAAAGCGAAGCTCATGCTCTCAAGATGGCAGAGGCAATCATCGCAATTACACGCGAGATGCGTGTGCCCTATATCTTCAAGGCCTCCTACGACAAGGCAAATCGCACATCTCTGAGGAGCTTTCGTGGGCCGGGTCTTAAGGAAGGCGCGCGCATTCTTCGTAGAGTTGCGGAGACGTATCGTGTGCCTGTGCTGACCGACATTCATGAGCCGGAGCATGCCGAGCCTGTCGCGGAGGCTGTTGATGTTCTGCAGATTCCGGCTTTCCTATGCCGTCAGACCGATTTACTCGTCGCTGCCGCGAAGACCGGACGCGCCATCAATGTAAAAAAAGGACAGTTCGTAGCACCCTGGGACATGCGGCACGCGGTCGAAAAAATTCATGAGAGCGGCAACGATCGCGTCTTTCTCACCGAACGTGGTTCAAGTTTTGGCTACAACAATCTTGTCGTGGACATGCGCTCGCTTACGATCATGCGAAAGATTGCGCCAGTGGTCTTCGATGCCACTCACTCCGTTCAACTCCCGAGCGCCGGAGCGAGCGAGAACGGAAAACCACAGCAAAGTGGCGGCCAGCCGGAGTTCATCCCGATTCTCTCGCGAGCGGCCGTTGCTGTCGGCGTCGATGGGATATTCATGGAAGTCCACGACAATCCCTCACAGGCAAAATCCGATGGAGCAAACGCGCTCCCGCTCTCGAAACTGCGGGAAACATTGGACCAACTGTTGGCAGTACACCGAGCTACTCACCTTTAATCGAGCTTACTTCCCTGCTGGAACGACAGGCAGCAGAATGTGTGTCGGATGTTGGGCGTCGTGATAGATGGTGTTGGTCGCAATCGCCCAGCGACGGTTGTCGTTCAGCGGCTCTCCAGTGTTGGGATTGACGTCGAAGCGAGGGAAATTACTGCTCGAGATATCCACGCGAATACGATGACCCTTCTTAAAAACCAGCGAAGTTGGGTACATCTCGATGGTGAACGGATACGCCTCGCCAGGTTTCATCATCTCTGCGTGTTCCAGTGAGCTGCGATACCGCCCGCGCACGATGCTGTCGCCTACGTTCAGATCTACCCCATCGGAAAAGTCTTTGTTCGGAGGATAGACGTCGATCAGCTTGGCCGTGAAGTCCGTATCCGGAGCGCTCGACGAACCCCACAGCTTGACGATTAGCCTGCCAGTTACCTCAACGTCCTCAGCCAGCGGTTCAGTTTGAAAGACCAGAACATCATTGCGCGCCGAGAGCGGGCGTGTATCGTCGCAGGTCCAGATCGACACTCGACATCGCTGATCGTAAGCGCCTTGTTCCATCAGGTTTTCTGAATCTCCAGGACGCTCGATCGTGTTGTGCCTCGATGGAGGAGCGTTATGCGATGAAATGTTGCCGCCCAGCGTTGGCACTGGATGGTGCGGATCAAACTCGAACGAGGTGGGCGATTCGGCTGCCGGCTTTTGCGTAGACAACAGTCCGTTGCTATGGACGTAGTAAGGAGTACTGACCGCACGCGTCAGGGGCCATTCGCGCTCCTCGCGCCAGTGCCCACCGACAAATATCCTGCCTTCTACCGTCTTGTGGGCATCACCGCCTCCCATCACGAAGATGCGTACCGGCGGCTCGCGATCTACTCCGTTGTCGATTCCTTTCAGCCAGTGATCGAACCAGCGTTGCTCGAAGGCAAGAAAATCAATCGCTGCTTCGGGACCGAACTCGGCTTCGCCGGCATAGCTGCGCGTGCGGCCTCCGTGAGTCCAAGGTCCCATGATTAGCCGCTGCAAGCTTTTCTTGTTCTTCGTCAACGTGACGAAGTTCATGTTCGCAACCTGTGTGCCCCATGAGTCGTACCAGCCGCCGAGGTGGTACACGGGAATGTCCTTGTAGTCGGCAACGTGTGCGATTACATCGACGCCCTCGTCCTTCCAAAATTTGTCGTAGTCGCCGTGCGCCATTGCCTGCGTGAGCCAGTTTTCGTAATCAGGCGCAAGCTTCAGCGCTGTGGTTCCGGGCCGTAGGGGCAGTCCCTTTGCATACTCGCGAACCTGCTCTCCGAGATGCAGCAGTGCCTGCTGCGTCCCAGGATCACGCGCTGCATCGCTTCCCTGTGGTCCTCCAATGTTGAAGATCCAGTTCACCCAACGCATTTCGAAGGCGCCATTGTGGCGTACTCCGTAGACTCCGTAATCCGACATGGCGTCGGCCGGAATCATCGTGGTGAGATAAGGCGGATTCGACAGCGCAAGCGCGTGCTGCGTGCCCCCGGGATAGGACGTACCAACCGTTCCAATCTTGCCATTCGACCACGACTGCTCGCCAATCCACTTGACCGTGTCATAGCCATCGCGACCGTCATCGCGATAGGGCCACCAGTGCCCTTCCGAACTGTAGCGTCCGCGAATGTCCTGAGCGACGCCGACGTAGCCACGCGGCACGAAGTACTTCGCCCAAGGCTCACTCGTCTTCTTGCCGTAAGGCGTGCGCTCCAGGATTACCGGGAATTTCCCTTCGACGGCCTTGCCGTTCTGCGCCGGGCGATAGATATCGCAGGAGAGCTTCACACCGTCGCGCATGGTAATGATCACATCGTGATCAGCCACGATTTCATATTGCGGTTGCGAAGATGTTTGAGCAAGAACTACCGGAGTGAGACAAAGAAGAATTGTGACCTGCAGGCGCGTCCGTAGCATGGAGCTAACCTTATACAGAACATTTCCAGGAAAGCACAACGGAAGATGTCTCAAAAACCTGCGTCCGACTCCGATTGGCAATCATCCTTCTCGCTGCACGAAAGGAGCACTGAATGGTCGCCAGAATTTGGCACGGCTTCACCACCCCAGAGAACGCGAGCAAGTACGAAGCGATGCTGAAGCCCGATGTACTTCCCGGTCTCGACAAGATTGTTGGCTACAGGGGTAGCTATTTGCTGCGGAGGGATCACGGGCACGAGATCGAGTTCGTCACGCTTATGATCTGGGAGTCAGTTGATGCGATTCGCGCCGTCGCGGGCGACAATTACGAACTGGCGGTCGTTCCCGAAGAGCGTAGGAGAGTGTTGTCCCGTTGGGATGAACGCGCTCAGCATTATGAGGTTGTGCAAGGTCCGCGTAAGTAAGCTTACTTCGCAGCGCAATAGAGTCCCGCAATTCCGAACGTATAGGGACGCCACGCAACATCGCGATACCCAACGATTCTCATGCGCCCGAGCATGTCGTCGGGCGACGGAAACCGCGAGACCGAGGCGGGTAGATACGCATAGGGTCCGTTTACGCCAGAAATCATCGTTCCAATCTTTGGAAGAACGTTTCTGAAATAAAAACCGTAAAGCTTGCCCAGCAGACCACCAGGTTCACTGAAGTCGAGGATGCCAACTTCGCCACTTGGGCGCAGGACACGATAAATCTCCCGCAGCCCGGCATCATAGTTCGCGAGATTGCGAAATCCGAATGCTGAAACGACTAGATCAAAACTCTCGTCAGGAAACGGCAGGCAGAGAGCATCGGTCTCGACCGCTTCAATGCGCCCTAGCTGGAACTTTCGCGACCCGCGTGTAAGCATTCCGCGCGAAAAATCTGCGCCCACAATCTCAACCGCCGGCGCTTGGCGCCGCAACGCCGCAGCCATATCTCCGGTCCCACAGCAAAGGTCGAGTGCGCGCGCGTCGGATCTTAACAACACGGAGCGAAAGGCACGTGCGGTTCGCCACCACCAAAGCCGGTCAACGTTCATCGACAGCATGTGATTCAGCAGGTCGTATCGAGGCGCGATCTCGTCGAACATCTCTCGCACGGCAACCGCGGCGGCGCGTTCGTCCGCCGAGCCTTGCGGAGCGGCGCCGATCACCTGCTGTCGGTCTTTTACGGGAACAGACATCTTTAGTTGCGAGAGAGGTAATGCAACTCCTGAACGGCATGTGCAACCACGTCGTCAGGAACGCGGTTGTAAATTGCTACCCTTCCCACAGAAGTTGGGAGAACGAAGTGAACCTTTCCGTCAACTGCCTTCTTGTCGCCGCGGATGCGCCGCACGATGTCCTCTGCCCGGCTGTTCACCTCGGGTAAGGGGGAATAAGAGAGCACGCAAGAGACGATTCGCTGTGCCAATTCGGGAGAAGTTTTGCGCACAGCCGTGCCGATCATCGCAGCAGCGGCCATGCCCCAGCCAACAGCTTCTCCGTGAAGAAAGTGTCGATACCCCGTATCGGCTTCAAGGGCGTGCCCTATAGTGTGGCCGAAATTCAGAATGCGTCTCAGATCAGATTCCTTTTCATCTGCGGCGACCACCTCGGCTTTGATGCGGGCGCAATCGTGAATCACCCGCTCAAGGATCTCTTGATCCCGCGCGAGCAATCGCTTGCGCTCGCTCTCCGTGATTTCGAATAGCTTACGATCACGAATGACTCCCGACTTGATTACTTCAAAAAGTCCAGCTCGAAATTCCCGGTCGGGTAGGGTTGTCAGCAATTCCGGATCGGAAATCACTGCAAGTGGCTGATGGAACGTTCCTACCAGATTTTTTCCGGCCCGGAGATTTGCGCCGGTCTTTCCCCCAATCGCCGCATCAACCTGCGCTAGTAGAGTGGTGGGAACCTGAATCACCGGGACTCCCCGCATGTACACGGAGGCAAGGAAGCCCGCAAGGTCTCCGACGACGCCCCCACCGAATGCAAGGACGATCGAGTTGCGGTCCGCGCCCTTCAGTGCCATTCGCTCAGCCAGGTGTTCAACGCTTGCGAAGCTCTTGGCCCGCTCGCCGTCCGTCATCTCCAGGATTGTGAAATCGAGCTTCGCGCTGGCTAAAGCCTTCTTGAACGTCTCACCCCACAGCGCCCAAACGGGAGCAACGGTGATGACGAAGCAACGCGATTTCTTGCTCGGAAGCAGCTTGGCGACCGTCTTGCCTACTTGAGCGAGAGCACCGCGTTCAACGATCACCGGATACTCTGCAGATTCAGTTTTGACGGTGATTTTCTTCACGCGCTTTCATCATATCCCACGAGCTATGGGCATCCGAGGCGAGAGATAGTCCGCCGGAATCGCGTGCTACCATCGAAACTTCTCATGCCCTCAGTCCCATCTGAGACAGATTTCATCGTGGTTGGAGGTGGTATCGCCGGACTGCGCGCTGCGGTCGGTCTCGCCGAAGCGGGACGAGTACTGGTTGTGACCAAGCAGGAGGTCACGGAGAGCAACACGCAATATGCGCAGGGTGGAATCGCCGTTGCTTTGAGCGATGACGATGAAGTCGAGCTTCATCTGCAAGACACGATCGATGCCGGAGATGGACTTGTCAACGTAGGGGCGGCTCGCGTGCTCGTCGAAGAGGGTCCTGAACGGATTCAGGAGTTGATAGCCTGGGGCACAGAATTTGACCGAAGCGGAAGCAAACTTACCTTCACGCGTGAGGGCGCACACAGTCGATCGCGCATCCTGCATGCGCACGGAGATTCAACCGGTCGGGAGATAGGACGCGCTCTCATTGCGCGTGCCCGAAGCATCCCGCAAATCGCATTTACTGAATTCGAATTCACGACGGACCTTTGCCTCGATGGCGACCAAGTCACAGGAGTCGCGATGCTCGCAGCGGATGGCACAGCCAAGACAGTTCGTGCGAAGGCGGTGCTCCTCGCCACTGGCGGTGCCGGCCAGGTCTATTCGGACACCACAAATCCACCCGTCGCCACTGGCGATGGAATCGCTATGGCATATCGTGCAGGTGCAGCGATTAGTGACATGGAGTTTTTTCAATTCCATCCCACCGCGCTTTCCCTGCCTGGAGCTCCGCGTTTCCTACTCTCCGAGGCATTGCGGGGAGAGGGAGCGCTGTTGCTCAATCCGGCTCGCGAGCGATTCATGTCTCGTTACCACGCTATGGCCGAGCTTGCGCCTCGCGACGTTGTAGC
This genomic window from Terriglobales bacterium contains:
- a CDS encoding ubiquinone/menaquinone biosynthesis methyltransferase, which produces MSVPVKDRQQVIGAAPQGSADERAAAVAVREMFDEIAPRYDLLNHMLSMNVDRLWWWRTARAFRSVLLRSDARALDLCCGTGDMAAALRRQAPAVEIVGADFSRGMLTRGSRKFQLGRIEAVETDALCLPFPDESFDLVVSAFGFRNLANYDAGLREIYRVLRPSGEVGILDFSEPGGLLGKLYGFYFRNVLPKIGTMISGVNGPYAYLPASVSRFPSPDDMLGRMRIVGYRDVAWRPYTFGIAGLYCAAK
- the aroB gene encoding 3-dehydroquinate synthase — encoded protein: MKKITVKTESAEYPVIVERGALAQVGKTVAKLLPSKKSRCFVITVAPVWALWGETFKKALASAKLDFTILEMTDGERAKSFASVEHLAERMALKGADRNSIVLAFGGGVVGDLAGFLASVYMRGVPVIQVPTTLLAQVDAAIGGKTGANLRAGKNLVGTFHQPLAVISDPELLTTLPDREFRAGLFEVIKSGVIRDRKLFEITESERKRLLARDQEILERVIHDCARIKAEVVAADEKESDLRRILNFGHTIGHALEADTGYRHFLHGEAVGWGMAAAAMIGTAVRKTSPELAQRIVSCVLSYSPLPEVNSRAEDIVRRIRGDKKAVDGKVHFVLPTSVGRVAIYNRVPDDVVAHAVQELHYLSRN
- the kdsA gene encoding 3-deoxy-8-phosphooctulonate synthase → MEFEIGNVHVGSGELFLIAGPCVIESEAHALKMAEAIIAITREMRVPYIFKASYDKANRTSLRSFRGPGLKEGARILRRVAETYRVPVLTDIHEPEHAEPVAEAVDVLQIPAFLCRQTDLLVAAAKTGRAINVKKGQFVAPWDMRHAVEKIHESGNDRVFLTERGSSFGYNNLVVDMRSLTIMRKIAPVVFDATHSVQLPSAGASENGKPQQSGGQPEFIPILSRAAVAVGVDGIFMEVHDNPSQAKSDGANALPLSKLRETLDQLLAVHRATHL
- the nadB gene encoding L-aspartate oxidase, whose amino-acid sequence is MPSVPSETDFIVVGGGIAGLRAAVGLAEAGRVLVVTKQEVTESNTQYAQGGIAVALSDDDEVELHLQDTIDAGDGLVNVGAARVLVEEGPERIQELIAWGTEFDRSGSKLTFTREGAHSRSRILHAHGDSTGREIGRALIARARSIPQIAFTEFEFTTDLCLDGDQVTGVAMLAADGTAKTVRAKAVLLATGGAGQVYSDTTNPPVATGDGIAMAYRAGAAISDMEFFQFHPTALSLPGAPRFLLSEALRGEGALLLNPARERFMSRYHAMAELAPRDVVARAIVQEIAASTAMPGVAYLDLRHLDAAHLRARFPRIYATCKQYGIDITADLVPVRPAAHYLMGGIKTDLDGRSTLTGLYAAGEAACTGVHGANRLASNSLLEGLVFGARAASAMRNEGGSGSGPSCPPQVLQRNSNVAPEIAEQLRAAMWKHAGVVRNRSGLLQLRQQINDWEDALALPSRREEIETRNLLAVGDLIVRSVLAREESRGAHYRIDCPKRDDARFLKHSIVSADKIYFE
- a CDS encoding CocE/NonD family hydrolase, which produces MLRTRLQVTILLCLTPVVLAQTSSQPQYEIVADHDVIITMRDGVKLSCDIYRPAQNGKAVEGKFPVILERTPYGKKTSEPWAKYFVPRGYVGVAQDIRGRYSSEGHWWPYRDDGRDGYDTVKWIGEQSWSNGKIGTVGTSYPGGTQHALALSNPPYLTTMIPADAMSDYGVYGVRHNGAFEMRWVNWIFNIGGPQGSDAARDPGTQQALLHLGEQVREYAKGLPLRPGTTALKLAPDYENWLTQAMAHGDYDKFWKDEGVDVIAHVADYKDIPVYHLGGWYDSWGTQVANMNFVTLTKNKKSLQRLIMGPWTHGGRTRSYAGEAEFGPEAAIDFLAFEQRWFDHWLKGIDNGVDREPPVRIFVMGGGDAHKTVEGRIFVGGHWREEREWPLTRAVSTPYYVHSNGLLSTQKPAAESPTSFEFDPHHPVPTLGGNISSHNAPPSRHNTIERPGDSENLMEQGAYDQRCRVSIWTCDDTRPLSARNDVLVFQTEPLAEDVEVTGRLIVKLWGSSSAPDTDFTAKLIDVYPPNKDFSDGVDLNVGDSIVRGRYRSSLEHAEMMKPGEAYPFTIEMYPTSLVFKKGHRIRVDISSSNFPRFDVNPNTGEPLNDNRRWAIATNTIYHDAQHPTHILLPVVPAGK